In the Lactobacillus paragasseri genome, ACAATCAACTACTTTAAAAACGACTTTTTATTTTATCTGTGCATCCATGAAACAAAAATTTCATTGATTCCAAATACCATTAACCAAAATGCTACCAAATAAACCAAAGTAATAGCAGCAAGCACTGGATTAAATAGCAAAGCAAAAGCAATAATCAAACTAACAATATTCAAAATTAAGCAGAGAACAAAATAGCCAGTTGAATATTCGCGCAAGTGCCATGAAAAGATAATACCGATAATTGAGTCGGCTAAGAACCAAATAGCAAATAAAATAGCTAAGGTTAATCCACCAATTTCACGTGAACATAAGAATAAAACTCCGATTACAATATCGACAATTGCTGAAATTAACGTAACCCAGCTTAAATCAAAAATATTATGGAATTTTACATATGCGGAAATCCAAATAATTCCTTGTAAAATTGACAAAATACCAAATACAAATACAAATGCGCTTAAACCACGACCAGGGTAACGTAATAGTAAGAATGATGCAACAACAAACAAAATTCCTGCTATAAATGAACCCCAATCAAAGCCTTGGTGTCTAGAATTATAAATATCGTTCATTTTTATATCCTCCTAGATAATATTCTACACTTAATTTTCTAAAACACCATTAACTTTATTCCTGCTCATCTTTGCTATTCATTAACTTTTTAGTTAACTTAATATCTCGCTTGAGAACTGGTTTTAAGTATTGTCCCGTATAACTTTCTTTAACTTCAGCAACTTCTTCTGGAGTACCAGTAGCCACAACTTGACCACCGCCATCTCCACCTTCAGGGCCTAAATCAATCAACCAATCAGCGTTTTTAATAACATCTAAGTTATGTTCAATAATTAAAACAGTATTTCCCTCATCGACTAAGCGCTGCAATACTTCTAATAACCGCTTAATGTCATCAGTATGTAAACCCGTTGTTGGTTCATCTAAAATGTAGAAATTATTACCCGTGGAAAGCTTCTGTAATTCAGAAGCTAATTTCATTCTCTGTGCTTCCCCACCAGATAAAGTTGTGGCTGACTGCCCAAGTTTTACATAACCCAAACCAACATCAACGATTGTTTGTAGCTTACGATGAATTTTAGGAATATTTTCAAAAAATTTGCAAGCTTCATTAATTGTCATATTCAAAACTTGCGAGATATTTTTTTCACGGTAAGTTACTTCAAGAGTTTCTGAATTGTATCTTGTCCCATGACAAACTTCACAAGGTACATAAACATCAGGTAAGAAATTCATTTCGATTTTAATAATTCCATCACCATGACAAGCTTCGCATCTACCGCCCTTAACATTAAAAGAAAATCTCGCTTTAGTATATCCACGCATTTTTGCTTCATTAGTTTGTGCAAATAAAGCTCGAATATCATCAAATACACTAGTATAAGTTGCAGGATTACTACGTGGTGTCCGCCCAATAGGGCTTTGATCAATATCGATAATTTTTTCGATGTTTTTATATCCCTTAATTGACTTATACTTTCCTGGTTTAGCTGAATTATTATTTAATTTTTGTGCTAAAGCACGCTTCAGAATCAAGTTTACAAGAGTTGATTTTCCAGAACCTGAAACGCCGGTTACTACAACAAATTTCCCTAGAGGGAAATCTACTGAAATATCCTTCAAGTTATTTTCAGCAGCACCAGTAACAGTAATTTTTTTACCATTACCCTTTCTTCTCTCTAACGGTACAGGAACGATCTTTTTACCTGATAAATATTGTCCAGTTAAAGATTTAGGATTCTTCATCACTTCTTCTGGTGTACCAGCAGCCATTACTTTTCCGCCATATACACCTGCTCCTGGTCCCATATCAACTAAGTAATCGGCCTGTTTCATCGTTTCATCGTCATGTTCGACTACAATTAAAGAATTACCAAGATCCCGCATCTTTTTCAGCGAAGAAATAAGTCGATCATTATCTCGCTGATGAAGACCAATTGATGGCTCATCCAAAATATACATAACGCCAGATAAATTAGAGCCAATTTGGGTTGCTAGTCTAATTCTTTGTGCTTCTCCACCGGATAAAGTTCCAGCAGAACGAGATAAAGTCAGATAGTCTAAACCAACATTCTTTAAGAAAGTTAATCTATCACGTACCTCTTTCAAAATTGGTTTAGCAATCATCTTTTCTTGTTCACTTAATTTTACTGAATTAAAAAAGTTCAATGACTTAGAAATTGACAGATCAGAAGCTTCAGCAATATCTTTGCCATTTACTTTTACTGCTAATGCCTTTTCATTTAATCGCTTACCGTGACAAGTTGAACAAGTAAGTTCAGTCATATACTTACCCATTGCATCACGCATAAATTTTGACATTGGATGATGATAACGACGATTGATATTATTTAAAATTCCTTCAAATTCTTGAACAGTATCATTTACACCAAAGTCACCTTCAAGATGAAATTTGATTTTTTTCCCTTTAGATCCATTTAAAATTAGATCTTTTTGCTTTTTAGTTAATTTTTTATATGGCTTGTCCACAGGTATTTTTAAAGCCATACATGCTTGCTCAAGCATGGCAGTATAGTATTTTGAATTAGACCATGGCACTAAAGCTCCCTCTGCTAAAGTTTTATCCTTATCAGGAATAACTAAATCTTCATCAACTGATAATTTCATCCCCAATCCATCACAATCAGGACAAGCTCCAAAAGGCGCGTTAAATGAAAATAAACGAGGCTCCATTTCGCCGACCGTAAAGCCACATATTGGACAGGCATAGTATTCAGAAAAGTTAATACGTTCACCCTTAATCACATCAACATCCATGTAGCCATCTGCCAAACGAAGAGCAGCTTCAACAGAATCAAATAAACGACTTCGAATATTTTCTTTAACAATTAAGCGGTCAACAACAATATCAATACTGTGCCGTTTATTTTTGTCTAGGTCAAAATCATCAGTGATTTCATGCATTTCACCGTCTACAATTACCCGTACATAACCCGCACGCTGGATTCGTTTAAATACTTCCTTATGTTCTCCTCTTTTAGCGCGAATAATTGGAGCTAAAATCTGAATTCTGCTTCTTTCAGGTAAATCCATTACGCGATCTACCATCTGATCCACGCTTTGTCTCTCAATCAAAGTTCCATCATTTGGACAAATTGGATGACCAACGCGTGCCCACAATAAACGCAAATAGTCATTAATTTCTGTTACAGTTCCAACTGTTGAACGCGGATTATGAGACGTCGTCTTTTGATCAATGGAAATTGCGGGATTTAAGCCATCAATTGAATCAACATCAGCCTTATCCATTTGGCCTAAAAATTGTCTAGCATAACTTGATAGTGACTCAACATATCTTCTTCTACCTTCAGCATATAAAGTATCGAAAGCTAATGAACTTTTTCCTGAGCCTGATAAGCCGGTAATAACTACTAATTTATCTTTTGGAATCGATAAACTTATATCTTTTAAATTATGTTCACGCGCTCCATGAATTACAATTTTATCATTTGCCATTTAGCTTTCCTCCTCTACTTTTTCTTTTCATGTACTTGCTTTTGTAAATCCATAATTGCATCACGTAAGTTAGCTGCTTCTTCAAAATCTAGTTTCTTTGCAGCTTCTTGCATTTGAGCAGTCAAAGTTTTAATCATGGTTTGCTTTTGTTTCTTAGTCAATTCATCAAAGTTTAGATCAGCAAAACTTTCTTTATTTTCCTTCTCATCACTATCTTTAGTAATTGAAATAACATCCCTGATAGGTTTAACAATAGTTTTAGGTGTAATGCCGTGTTCTTTGTTAAACTTCATCTGCAAACTACGTCTTCTTTCTGTAGCATCAATTGCTTCTCGCATCGAATCCGTAATTGAGTCTGCATACATAATTACCTTACCATTTGAGTTTCTAGCAGCACGTCCTATCGTTTGAACTAAAGGTCTAGTTGAACGTAAAAATCCTTCCTTATCTGCATCTAGAATTGCAACTAATGACACTTCCGGTACATCGATTCCTTCTCGCAAAAGATTAATTCCGATTAAAACATCAAATTTACCAAGCCTTAAGTCTCTAATAATCTCTAAACGTTCTAATGTCTTGATATCTGAGTGTAAATAGCGAACTTTGATCCCCAGGTCTTTCAAATAATCAGTTAAGTCTTCTGCCATCTTTTTAGTTAAAGTCGTAACAAAAACACGTTCATCACGATCAATTCGTTTATTAATCTCACCAACTAAATCGTCAATTTGTCCCTTAATTGGTCTAACTTCAATTTCTGGATCAAGCAGTCCAGTAGGACGAATAATTTGTTCAACTTTATGATCAGTCTGATTTAACTCATAGTCTCCAGGAGTTGCTGAAACATACATAATTTGGTTTACATGCTTTTCAAACTCTTCTAATTTTAGTGGTCGGTTATCCAGAGCTGAAGGTAATCTAAAACCATAATCAATCAAAGTTTGCTTACGAGCTCTGTCTCCGTTATACATCGCCTTTAATTCTGGCATTGTAGCATGCGATTCATCAATTAAAATTAGAAAATCATCAGGAAAGAAATCAAGTAAAGTATGCGGAGGCTGACCAGCTTTACGTCCTTCCATGTGCCTAGAATAATTTTCAATTCCGTTAGTGTAGCCAACTTCACTCATCATTTCCATATCATAGGTAGTTCTTTGATTAATTCGTTGAGCTTCTAAAAGCTTACCTTCTCCCTCGAATTTTTTAACTTGAATATTCATTTCATCTTTAATTGAAGCCAAAGCTCTTTGCATAATTTGTTCATTAGTAACAAAGTGTGTTGCCGGGAAAATAGAAACTTGTTCGCGTTCACCAATTACCTCACCAGTCAAAGAATCTACTTCAACAATCCGATCAATTTCATCACCAAAAAATTCAACTCTAAATGCATGATCAGAATAACCAGCAGGAAAGATCTCTACCACGTCACCGCGGACTCTAAAACGACCACGTTGAAAATCAATATCATTACGATCATATTGAATATTCACCAAGTCCCGTAGTAATACATCACGGCTAATTTCTTGGCCTTCAGAGATAGATACTACACTTGCTGCATACTCTCTTGGATCACCTAAACCATAAATACATGAAACTGAAGCAACGACAATTACATCATTTCTTGACATTAAATCACTGGTAGTTTTATGACGCAACTGGTCAATTTCATCATTAATTGATGAATCCTTTTCAATATATGTGTCCGACTGTGGCACATAAGCTTCAGGCTGATAATAATCATAGTAAGATACAAAATAATCAACGGCATTTTTAGGGAAAAACTCTTTGAATTCACCATAAAGCTGACCAACAAGAGTTTTATTATGCGAGATTACTAAAGTAGGTTTATTTAATTTAGCAATTACATTCGCCATAGTAAAAGTCTTACCTGTCCCAGTAGCACCCTCTAAAATTTGGGCCTTTTCACCGTTTTCAAAACCATCAGTCAACTTTTTAATTGCTTGCTCTTGATCACCTGCTGGTTGAAATTTAGAAACAAGTTCAAATTTTTTGTTTTTTTGTCGTCTAATCATTTTCGATCCTCCGCAAAAAAAGTTGGACTAAAATAGCCCAACTTCTATTAACGTATTCATTTTACTACAGCGAACGTATTTTCGCACTATTTTTGCATTACTTTAATAAATTTGCTAATGCATCTTGATATTCTTCAGCTGCCTTTTCCGCAGTTTCAATATCCTTCTTGTTTACACCAACATAAGCCTTAATTACAGGCTCTGTTCCAGATGGACGAAGAGCAACCCAAGTTTCATCATCTAAGAAGTACTTCAAAACATTAGATTTAGGGAAGCCAGTTAATGGAGTCTTTTTGTTTCCTTCAATGGTTTCTTGAGTTTCAAAGTCTTGGATTTTTACAACTTTGGCACCATTAATTTCAGTTAAGTGCTCTTTACGTAATTTACTCATTAATTCAGCCATTTTCTTTTGACCACCAATACCTGGCATTTCAATAGCCTTGGTAATTTCGTAAGCCACACCATACTTTTGCCAAATTTCTTGCAAACCATCAAAAACAGTCATGCCTTTAGATGCATAGTAACTTGCTACTTCTGCAAACATCAATGCACCTTGCATAGCATCCTTATCTCTAGCAAATGGTTTAAATAAGTAGCCGTAACTTTCTTCAAAGCCCATTAAGAATTTACCGTCATTTTCTTTGTTCATGCGGTCAACTTCTTCACCAATGTACTTAAAGCCAGTTAACACATGCTTGGTCTTAATACCAAAATCATCAGCAATCTTAAATGGAAGTGCACTAGAAACTACTGAGGTTACTAATTCATAATCAGATGATAAAGTTCCGTTTTCTTTCATGTGAATTAATAAGTAGTATGCCATTAAAGTAGCAATTTGATTACCAGTTAGAACTTGGAAGTCACCATCTGATTTTCTAACAGCAGCACCCATTCTATCGGCATCTGGGTCGGTTGCAATAATAACATTTGCATCTACTTCATTAGCTAACTTAAAGCCTGGTTCAAACACATCACGGTATTCGGGATTTGGCTTAATAGTTGTAGGAAATTCAGGATCAATAATTGATTGACTTGGAACTGGAATGACATTGTCAAAACCGCCTTGTCTGAATGCGCGATCGTAGAGCATTTTACCAGTACCATGCAATGGAGTATAAATAATCTTTAGCTTATTAGCGTTAGCTTTAACCATTTCAGGATCAACAGTAACATCCTTCAAATGAGCTAAGTAAGCTTCATCCACATCTTCACCAATTAATTGTAATGTACCCTTAGCACGCAATTCTTCTACTGGAGCAGCTTTAACGCCAAAAATATCATCAACTTTTTGAGCGTAAGCAAACAAGCGATTTGCATTTTCTGGAGCCATTTGAGCACCATCTTCACCATATACCTTGTAGCCATTATATTGCTTAGCATTATGGGAAGCAGTGATATTAATTCCAGCAAAAGTATTTAAATGACGAACAGCAAATGACAATTCAGGAGTTGGTCTTAAATCATCAAATAAATAAACATGAATTCCATGTGCACCTAAAATACGAGCAGCATGCTCAGCAAATTCTCTTGAGTGATAACGTGAATCAAAAGAAATTGCGACACCACGTTTTTTAGCTTCTTCACCATTTTCATCAATTAATCTTGCAAGTCCTTCGGTTACTCTTCCCACAGTAAACAAGTTAATTCTGTTAGTACCTGGTTCAAGCCGTCCTCTCATTCCAGCAGTACCAAAATTAATATCTTGTCCGAAAGCATCTTCAATCCACTTTTCATCTTTACCTAATTTGTTTAATTGATCTTTTAAATAATCAGGTAAATTATTTGCATTAGTCCATTGACTATAAATTTCTTTTGCGTTCATAATTTCCTCTTTACGTAAATTTTATGGTTTCATCTGCTATTTTAACGCAAGTTATAATGAAATTGCTATCATAATTAACAATTTAATTATTCTGCTCGCAAAAGATTTAACGTCTTCTTTTCTATTCGATATTTGAAAAAACTCTTAATTAACTAAAGTTCCAGTTAATCTTTCGCTCAAACTTTTCATAAGGAAGTAAAGTGATTTCACCTAAGTTTATCCCTTCTGCTGGTGGGCATTGTGCTTCTAAAGTAATTCCGTCATATTGACCAATATTGTTTGCAATACCAGTATGATTAAAGTGGTTAGCTGTATAGGTAACAATTGCAGGAGCATTAGTTGTCATAACCATTTTATGTTTATCAGATGTTAAAACTGCTGCTGGTTGCATCCCATTTAAGATAAAGGGATGATCTAAGCCATTGCGTAACTTAATTTGACTATTATCACTGTTTAATGTTTCAGCTATTCTCTTACCTTTTCGAAAATCAAAAACTGTATTTTCTACGCTTTGCATTCCTTGATTTGGTAGTCCATCTTTACCAACTGGTAAATAGTAATCGGCTGCAAGTTGTAATTGTAAATCAGTTGCTCGTTCACCTAAATTAAAATAAGTATGGTTTGCTGGATTAAAAATAGTTAATTGATCACTAACCGCTTCAAGCTTATATGACACATTATTTTCATTATCTAGCTTGTAAGTTACATGTAATTTCATATTGCCAGGATAGCCATTATCACCATCTGAATCAAAAAGGAAAAGATCAGCTTGAGATTCTTGATTGGAATTTTTTAATTTAAAATTCCAAACTTTCATGTCAGTACCAATACCACCATGAATATGATTTTCTCCATCATTTTTAGGTAGTTGAAAAATATGATTTCCATGTTTCCATTGTCCTAAGCGAACACGACCACAAATTCGACCAACTGTTCCACCTAGAAAATTTCTCTCTTTTGAATAGTCTTCCGGACTGTTTAATGACAAGATCATATTTTCACTATTGAGTAGAACTTTTTCTAAAGTTGCTCCGTAATTAAGAAGCTTAACTTGCATCCCATGATCATTTTCAAGGCTAATCTCGCATAGATCTTGCCCATCTTTTACACCATATTTTACAAAACTTGTTTTCATTTTATTTATCTACCTCGCTTACTAAAGCCTTGGTAAATTTTTGCCAACCAGCTTCTCCATCTTTATTATTTTTAAAGACACCAGCACATTCAAGAACTTGATCAAACACTTCGACTAGAGCCTGTTGCAAAATACTATCTACATTCTCTCTAGTAATCTGATGCTCTGCTTTGATTTTCTTGGCCCAATCAAGATGGCTATCAGCTATTTCATTATCTTCATTAAGTAAATATTTTTTAACTTCTTCTAGTTCTTTCTTAAGTCTTCCTGGGAGAATGGCTCTTCCCATAACTTCGATTAAGCCAATATTTTCTTTTTTAATGTGCCAAAGCTCAGCATGTGGATGAAAAATTCCTAATGGATATTTAGCACTAGTATTGTTATCACGAAGAACTAAATCTAAAACGAAATCTTCTCCTTCACGATGCATAATTGGAGTAACCGTATGGTGTCTAGTTTCACCATCAAAGGCTTTAATTTGACGATCTTGGTCACTATAGTGATCCCAAAAATCAATAATTTTACTGCCCAAATCAATTAAATCTAAGGAATTTTTACTAATTAAGCGTAAATCACTCATAGGCCAATCAACTACTCCAGCTTTAACTTCTGGGTATTGATCAAAATTAATCACTTTTTTTATTTTCGCCTTCATCATTGGAAAGACGTGACGACCACCTTGATAATGCTCATGAGCAAGCATCGAGCCACCAACAATTGGCAAATCAGCATTTGAACCAACAAAATATTCTGGTAGTTGTTTCTCAATATCTACTAAATTAATTAAAGTCTGCTGATTAATGATCATCGGAATATGCTTTTGATCTAAGAAAATACAATGTTCATTAAAATATGCATATGGTGAATATTGAAAGCCCCACGGACGGCCACCAATCATTATACGAATTATTCGCAAATTACTACGTACATTCTTTCCATATCCGCCAACATAGCCTTCATTTTCAAGACAAAGTGCACATTGAGGATATTTATTACCGGTACTATGAGCTGCCGCAGCAATCGCCTTAGGATCTTTTTCAGGTTTTGAAAGATTAATCGTAATTTCTAATTCATGATTCTTAGAGCTCTTTCCTGAAAAGACAATATTTTTGGCAATAGCTTCTTTTTTTACATAATTATTATCAACGCAAAGCTTATAAAACCAATCAGTTGCTGCATTAGCAGATTTTTGCATTTTTTGCCAGAAAATTTCATTTACTTTTGAAGGCGTCGGCGTTTTTAAATCATATAACTTATCATTTAAAACTTCGCGTGAAGTATTGTCATCAGGAATAATTTTGCGATCAACGGCTATTTGAACAAGTTGTTTTACTGGAGATTGTTTTCCATCATATTCTTGATCTTCATCACCTACTAAAGCTTTGATCTTATTAATTACATATACACGATCTAATTCTTTATATGCTCCACTCGCAATGACTTCATCTGCAAATTTCTCAATAATTTTCATTTCTGTAGCTCCTTAAGCTTAAATTCTTTTTGTTCCATCTACAATTTCCGCATCATAGAAACTTGCATCGTACCCAACTGCATCACGATAAATTTTTCCAATATTTTGCTTAAATTTTTCAGCTTCATCCTTTTTTACAATTGCAATTGCGCTACCGCCAAAACCGCCACCAATCATTCTAGCGCCTAATACACCATCTTGTTTCCAAGCTGCTTCAGCTAAAGTATCAAGTTCTTTACCAGTTACTTCATAGTCGTAATGAAGAGAAATATGAGATGCATTGATTAAACGCCCTAGCTTTTCTAGATCATTATCTTCCATTGCTTTAGTTGCTCTGATAGTTCTACCATTTTCACTAACAGCATGGCGAGCACGTTTTAACTCTGTTTCGTCATTAATTAAGTATGAATATTCATCAAAAGTATTATCGTCAAGTTCACCTAAAGCTTTAATATCTAGTTTAGTTTGTAATTTTGCTAAAGCGTTGTGACATTCGCTAACACGATCGTTATAAGCAGAGTCTGCTAGGGTATGCTCTTTGTTAGTCGACATAATAATAATTTCATAATCACTTAACTTAAGTGGTTTATATTCGTATTTCATTGTGTTGCAATCAAGAAAAATAGCACTATCTTTTTTTCCCATAATGCATGCAAATTGGTCCATAATTCCTGAGTTTAATCCCACGAATTCATTCTCAGTTTTTTGACCCAGTCTTGCTAAGCTAGGACGATCCACATCTAAATCAAATTCATCCTTCAAAATCATTCCCATTAACATTTCAATCGCAGCACTCGAAGATAAGCCAGATCCTGATGGTAAATCAGCTTTAACATATAGATTAAAACCATGATTAATCTTTTCTCCATCTTCTCTTTGACGAAGATAGGTGATCATTCCCTTAAAGTAATTAGCCCAAAAGCGATCATCTTTTTCTACTGAATCATCATTTAAATCAAATTCGACAATATCGCCATCGACATTACCTGAATAAAGACGAACTTTATTATCAGTCCTTGGACCATAGACACCATAAACACCTAAACTAATTGCTGCTGGAAAAACATGACCACCATTGTAATCTGTATGCTCTCCAATTACGTTAATTCGACCAGGTGAGAAAAAGACATCCTTTCCTGCTTCACCAAATATTTCTTGATAATCTTTAAGTAATTCATCTTTATTCATAATTTTTACCTCGTAAATCAATTATTTATTTGTAATCGTTTTCATAAACGATTATAAAACTATTTATTAATTTAGTAAATATATTTACTGGTTTTCATAATAAAAAGTGTATTGAACTAGTTCAATACACTTAGTTAAAGCTCTTTCTTATAATTAAATTAGTATTCATCGTAACGTGGACCTTGGGCAAATCTGAGTTGGTTATTCTCATCAATAAAACAGAAATGGCTAACTTGCTCAAAGCAGTTTGATCGATATTATATGAAGTAAGCGGGGGTGAGATGTATTTAGCTACTTCACTATTATTAATACTAATAATAGCAGTATCTTTTGGAACCCTAATTCCTACCTCATTGAAGTATTGTAAAACCCCAACACTTAAGGTATCCGAAGCAATAATAAAGGCATCTGGTAAATTTCTACCTAATTTTTTAACTACTTCTTTTGCTAATTGATAACCATTTTTTACACTAACAATTCCTTTAGCAAAAACTTCAGTCTTTTTTATTCCTTGTGTTTTACAGAACTCTGTAAATGTAATTTCACGAATATCACGTTGAGGTTGATGGTCTAAAGTAAAACTTTCAGCCCCAATATAACCTAAATTTGTATATCCTTGAGCAATTAATTTCTTAACTGCATCTTGTACAGTCAATTCAAGATTAGGTTGAACCGAATCAAATAATTGCGGTGCTGGATTGATATCAATAAATACACCGCTTGGCAAAACATTATGCAGTCTTTTCAGTTCCTTATAGTTAAGTTCAGCCGTACCTACTCCAAGAAAGCCCTGAAAAAGTGAAGCTTGCTTTATCAATTCATCTACTTCTGTAAATAATGTTAGCTTAATCTCTTTCTCTATCGCTACCTTTCTAATGGCATCACGCAAGAAAGAAAAATACTCATCCTGCAGTTGCTCATTTCCATTTACACGATAGAGTACAGCAATTTCTGGTTTTAGGTTATTAACTTTATTGCTGTTCTTTTTAAAATATCCTAGTTCATTTGCAACCCTTAAAATTTTACTTTTTGTTTCAGAAGTAACTGAAAGACGTGGATCATTACTTAATAAACGCGATACAGTCGCTGGGGAAAAACCGGATTTAGCAGCGATTTCTTTAATTGTTGTCATATTTCCACCACTTTTCTCTATTCACAATTACTTTATCACAGTCTTAATAATTGTGCTATTACTAAATTATTTACTAATTAAATAAAGCATTTATTGATTTTCGTGCTATAATGTAATCGATTTCAAATAAATAATTAAGTAAAGGAGCACACCATGCGAGTATTAGTTATTGGTGGGGCCGGTTATATTGGTTCTCACGCTGTTAGAAAATTAATTGAAGAAGGTAACGATGTCGTTGTCCTTGATTCTCTCTATACTGGCCACAGAAAGGCTGTTGACAAGAAAGCCAAGTTTTACCAAGGCGATATTGAAGACACTAATTTAGTAAGCAAAATCTTACGTGATGAAAACATTGATGCTGTAATGCACTTTGCCGCTTACTCATTAGTTCCTGAATCAGTTAAGAAACCACTTAAGTACTACGACAATAACGTTTCAGGTATGATTTCTCTTCTGCAAGCAATGGATGACGCGAAAGTTAAATACTTAGTATTCTCATCTTCTGCTGCAACTTACGGTATTC is a window encoding:
- a CDS encoding LacI family DNA-binding transcriptional regulator, which produces MTTIKEIAAKSGFSPATVSRLLSNDPRLSVTSETKSKILRVANELGYFKKNSNKVNNLKPEIAVLYRVNGNEQLQDEYFSFLRDAIRKVAIEKEIKLTLFTEVDELIKQASLFQGFLGVGTAELNYKELKRLHNVLPSGVFIDINPAPQLFDSVQPNLELTVQDAVKKLIAQGYTNLGYIGAESFTLDHQPQRDIREITFTEFCKTQGIKKTEVFAKGIVSVKNGYQLAKEVVKKLGRNLPDAFIIASDTLSVGVLQYFNEVGIRVPKDTAIISINNSEVAKYISPPLTSYNIDQTALSKLAISVLLMRITNSDLPKVHVTMNTNLIIRKSFN
- a CDS encoding UDP-glucose--hexose-1-phosphate uridylyltransferase, producing the protein MKIIEKFADEVIASGAYKELDRVYVINKIKALVGDEDQEYDGKQSPVKQLVQIAVDRKIIPDDNTSREVLNDKLYDLKTPTPSKVNEIFWQKMQKSANAATDWFYKLCVDNNYVKKEAIAKNIVFSGKSSKNHELEITINLSKPEKDPKAIAAAAHSTGNKYPQCALCLENEGYVGGYGKNVRSNLRIIRIMIGGRPWGFQYSPYAYFNEHCIFLDQKHIPMIINQQTLINLVDIEKQLPEYFVGSNADLPIVGGSMLAHEHYQGGRHVFPMMKAKIKKVINFDQYPEVKAGVVDWPMSDLRLISKNSLDLIDLGSKIIDFWDHYSDQDRQIKAFDGETRHHTVTPIMHREGEDFVLDLVLRDNNTSAKYPLGIFHPHAELWHIKKENIGLIEVMGRAILPGRLKKELEEVKKYLLNEDNEIADSHLDWAKKIKAEHQITRENVDSILQQALVEVFDQVLECAGVFKNNKDGEAGWQKFTKALVSEVDK
- a CDS encoding galactokinase gives rise to the protein MNKDELLKDYQEIFGEAGKDVFFSPGRINVIGEHTDYNGGHVFPAAISLGVYGVYGPRTDNKVRLYSGNVDGDIVEFDLNDDSVEKDDRFWANYFKGMITYLRQREDGEKINHGFNLYVKADLPSGSGLSSSAAIEMLMGMILKDEFDLDVDRPSLARLGQKTENEFVGLNSGIMDQFACIMGKKDSAIFLDCNTMKYEYKPLKLSDYEIIIMSTNKEHTLADSAYNDRVSECHNALAKLQTKLDIKALGELDDNTFDEYSYLINDETELKRARHAVSENGRTIRATKAMEDNDLEKLGRLINASHISLHYDYEVTGKELDTLAEAAWKQDGVLGARMIGGGFGGSAIAIVKKDEAEKFKQNIGKIYRDAVGYDASFYDAEIVDGTKRI